A single genomic interval of Saccharothrix saharensis harbors:
- a CDS encoding HNH endonuclease signature motif containing protein, with protein MARSYTHKTIKLLYGRAKRCAYPGCDEGLIFEHRGRLSVTSEIAHIRSETPDGPRHDPAYPAELINAEENLLVLCGKHHKAVDDHESVYPIEELVAWKAGQAAGGPGRELSTRQVERIYRHYDLGDLGPVGFEQVCQALAIHVLGPETVIPDRYGRNFGADAFFEGTARSYPTDSDPWQGYIAVDVLYSATSRRKVDAVTHLTLRIRDHLHRWTRIAGTDRREVRRPDYLIFATNLSLSGPGGERERVSDRIEPHVDELRFKGWGIWDYDRIADYLDVYPDVRRAVESLTKSNELIAEVLAGLSAGTQGREPRPSSPVVGPGQPGHEGVFAPVYEAAGGRGRLGLAMGEVFEHELGWVQYFTGGPSGEPAVLCARFGQPVVAVAREVWDDIAAVSREVAGGGPTGVGFPLADESERGGYVGSQAEVVELAGGRWGRSGRGRLLRRRPGPPVWQPAVVYDSEAFEERDRWSSAFDTRDLRIRLAARIPLSADEWRITGAGRGRMLSAVERSGLMPVLCRAAARRGLDHGDLLWTEIGEPDGLNNSRFAAYEVVVPGSNDRPAVAICLRLVLPDGRGMDLRTAVDLRVDFGAFDSTSRAVSPESPEDLRWTLVELVDFLTQAWPVATTELLLAATNDPLSLAPAGAPRVELHIQSEQRGTADSGVLDMVDLSPLGAPRATRTGNLSVGVTTPLALPESDVTTVIRSALVWMVEDAGFVTR; from the coding sequence GTGGCTCGCTCGTACACGCACAAGACGATCAAGCTCTTGTATGGTCGCGCCAAGCGGTGCGCTTACCCAGGCTGTGACGAAGGGTTGATCTTCGAGCATCGGGGCCGCCTGTCGGTGACGTCCGAGATAGCGCACATCCGGTCCGAGACACCCGACGGGCCTCGGCACGACCCGGCGTACCCGGCCGAGCTGATCAACGCGGAGGAGAACCTCCTCGTCTTGTGCGGCAAGCACCACAAGGCCGTCGACGATCATGAATCGGTCTACCCGATCGAGGAGCTCGTGGCCTGGAAGGCCGGCCAAGCGGCCGGCGGACCCGGGCGGGAGCTGTCCACCCGGCAGGTCGAGCGGATCTATCGGCATTACGATCTGGGCGACCTCGGTCCGGTGGGCTTCGAACAGGTGTGCCAGGCGCTTGCCATCCACGTCCTCGGGCCTGAGACCGTGATCCCCGACCGATATGGGCGGAATTTCGGAGCTGATGCATTCTTCGAGGGAACGGCGCGGTCATATCCGACCGATAGTGATCCCTGGCAGGGGTACATCGCCGTCGACGTGTTGTACAGTGCGACCTCTCGCCGAAAGGTGGACGCAGTCACGCACCTGACCCTCAGGATCAGGGACCATCTCCACCGCTGGACCAGAATTGCCGGGACTGACAGGCGAGAAGTTCGACGCCCGGACTATCTGATTTTCGCCACCAACCTTTCGTTGTCCGGCCCCGGAGGCGAGAGGGAGCGGGTCTCCGATCGGATCGAGCCGCACGTCGACGAACTCCGTTTCAAGGGTTGGGGAATCTGGGACTACGACCGGATTGCCGACTACCTTGATGTATATCCCGACGTGCGGCGCGCGGTCGAGAGCTTGACGAAGTCGAACGAACTCATCGCAGAAGTTCTGGCGGGTCTCAGCGCAGGCACCCAGGGTCGCGAACCCCGGCCGTCCAGTCCCGTCGTCGGTCCAGGCCAACCCGGGCACGAAGGTGTCTTCGCTCCGGTCTACGAGGCTGCCGGAGGACGTGGACGACTCGGGCTTGCGATGGGAGAGGTGTTTGAGCACGAGTTGGGTTGGGTGCAGTACTTCACTGGTGGCCCCTCCGGTGAGCCGGCGGTGCTGTGCGCAAGGTTCGGGCAGCCTGTCGTCGCCGTCGCTCGTGAGGTATGGGATGACATCGCGGCTGTCTCCCGAGAGGTCGCCGGTGGGGGACCGACCGGGGTCGGCTTTCCGTTGGCTGACGAGTCCGAGCGTGGCGGCTATGTCGGATCACAGGCCGAAGTGGTCGAACTTGCCGGTGGTCGATGGGGCCGTTCGGGCCGCGGCAGATTGTTGCGGCGGCGGCCGGGTCCGCCGGTCTGGCAGCCCGCGGTCGTCTATGACAGTGAGGCGTTCGAGGAACGCGACCGTTGGTCGAGTGCCTTCGACACACGCGATCTACGGATCAGGCTTGCTGCTCGGATACCACTGTCCGCTGATGAGTGGCGGATCACCGGCGCAGGAAGAGGTCGCATGTTGTCGGCGGTAGAGCGATCCGGGCTGATGCCTGTTCTGTGTCGGGCGGCTGCCCGACGAGGACTTGATCACGGTGATCTCTTGTGGACGGAGATCGGCGAACCCGACGGCTTGAACAACAGCCGTTTTGCCGCCTATGAAGTTGTGGTGCCCGGCTCCAACGATCGTCCGGCGGTGGCGATCTGCCTTCGACTCGTGCTCCCCGACGGCCGTGGTATGGACCTGCGCACCGCTGTGGACCTGCGGGTTGATTTCGGAGCCTTCGATTCGACCAGTCGAGCCGTGTCACCGGAATCTCCGGAAGACCTCCGGTGGACGCTCGTCGAACTCGTCGACTTCCTCACCCAGGCATGGCCGGTCGCAACTACTGAACTCCTGCTCGCGGCAACGAACGATCCGCTCTCCCTCGCTCCAGCGGGAGCGCCCAGGGTCGAACTGCACATCCAGAGCGAGCAGCGAGGCACTGCCGACTCGGGGGTCTTGGACATGGTCGACCTCTCTCCACTGGGTGCACCCCGGGCCACCCGGACCGGAAATCTGTCCGTCGGCGTCACGACTCCGCTGGCCTTGCCCGAATCTGACGTCACGACGGTGATCAGGAGTGCTCTGGTGTGGATGGTCGAGGACGCGGGGTTCGTCACCCGTTGA
- a CDS encoding integrase core domain-containing protein, whose translation MFFVMEVATRYVHILGATTNPDDPWTTQQVRNLLMDLDDPADFRFLIRDRAGQFTASFDAVFSDAGIKVVKIPPRCPWANAYAERFVGTFRREVTDRLLIINEHHLWAVLQRYANHYNHRRPHQALQLTPPRPDHPTAKPGSTSIRRQPVLGGLINEYEPTAA comes from the coding sequence GTGTTCTTCGTGATGGAAGTGGCCACCCGCTACGTCCACATCCTCGGCGCTACCACCAATCCCGACGACCCCTGGACCACCCAACAAGTCCGCAACCTGCTCATGGACCTCGACGACCCAGCCGACTTCCGGTTCCTCATCCGAGACCGGGCCGGTCAATTCACCGCCTCGTTCGACGCAGTCTTCTCCGACGCCGGCATCAAGGTCGTGAAGATTCCACCACGGTGTCCATGGGCCAACGCCTACGCCGAACGATTCGTCGGGACCTTCAGACGCGAAGTCACCGACCGCCTGCTCATCATCAACGAACACCACCTGTGGGCGGTGCTGCAGCGCTACGCGAACCACTACAACCACCGCAGACCACACCAGGCTCTGCAACTCACCCCACCACGACCGGACCACCCAACCGCAAAGCCAGGCAGCACTTCCATACGCCGCCAACCAGTCCTCGGCGGCCTGATCAACGAGTACGAACCCACAGCAGCCTAA
- a CDS encoding IS701 family transposase: MVDEGLSAWTAGLDELFGRLAGRFHRVEPRRRGRAYVRGLLAPIAGKNGWTLAEVAGEASPDGMQRLLNAASWDADGVRDDLRAYVVEQLGDRDGVLVVDETGFLKKGDRSAGVQRQYSGTAGRVENCQLGVFLAYATTTSRTLIDRELYLPKSWTGDRARCREAAVPDSVSFATKAVLALRMLERAFTAGVPARWVTADEAYGQDHKFRTWLEDRRVGYVVAVPRSQSVPTVNGSARADTLARNAPPEAWKRRSAGDGAKGPRLYDWAAATLPPDPEQYSDLSRWLLIRRSITNPDELAFYLCFGPTGTPDDELVRVAGTRWAIEECFQTAKTEIGLDQYQVRRYDAWYRHVTLAMLAHAYLAVTAANTHTTRTRTASSASPSARSDVSWHT, translated from the coding sequence ATCGTAGACGAGGGTTTATCGGCCTGGACTGCGGGTCTGGACGAGTTGTTCGGGCGGCTGGCGGGCCGGTTCCATCGGGTGGAGCCGAGGCGTCGTGGCCGGGCGTACGTGCGGGGTCTGCTGGCGCCGATCGCGGGTAAGAACGGCTGGACCTTGGCGGAGGTGGCCGGTGAGGCGTCACCGGATGGGATGCAGCGGCTGCTCAACGCCGCGTCCTGGGATGCCGACGGTGTGCGGGACGATCTGCGTGCCTATGTGGTGGAGCAACTCGGCGACCGCGACGGTGTGCTGGTGGTGGACGAGACCGGGTTCCTGAAGAAGGGCGACAGGTCCGCCGGGGTGCAGCGGCAGTACTCCGGTACCGCCGGTCGGGTGGAGAACTGCCAGTTGGGCGTGTTCCTCGCCTACGCCACAACGACAAGCCGCACCCTGATCGATCGGGAACTCTATCTGCCCAAGTCCTGGACAGGCGATCGCGCCCGGTGCCGTGAGGCGGCCGTGCCCGACTCGGTTTCCTTTGCCACCAAAGCGGTTCTGGCGCTTCGGATGCTGGAGCGGGCTTTCACGGCCGGTGTGCCGGCCCGATGGGTGACCGCCGACGAGGCCTACGGCCAGGACCACAAGTTCCGCACCTGGCTCGAAGACCGCCGGGTGGGCTACGTCGTGGCCGTGCCGCGCAGCCAGAGCGTCCCGACCGTGAACGGCAGCGCCCGCGCCGACACCCTCGCGCGCAATGCCCCACCCGAGGCGTGGAAACGCCGCTCGGCCGGTGACGGCGCCAAGGGACCGCGGCTGTACGACTGGGCCGCGGCGACCCTGCCGCCGGATCCCGAGCAGTACAGCGACCTGTCACGGTGGCTGCTCATCCGCCGCAGTATCACCAATCCGGACGAGCTGGCGTTCTACCTGTGCTTCGGCCCCACCGGCACACCCGACGACGAACTCGTCCGCGTCGCCGGAACCCGGTGGGCCATCGAGGAATGCTTCCAGACCGCCAAGACCGAGATCGGCCTGGACCAGTACCAGGTCCGCCGCTACGACGCCTGGTACCGCCACGTCACCCTCGCCATGCTCGCCCACGCCTACCTCGCCGTCACCGCGGCAAACACCCACACGACCCGGACGAGGACGGCCTCGTCCGCCTCACCCTCGGCGAGGTCCGACGTCTCCTGGCACACCTGA
- a CDS encoding restriction endonuclease, whose product MTSGPLQAANLTYLATAPQSCGQTPPVTRPQLLALDSLHPKDFERLCYRLARLQGTIEQCRMFGVEGQSQGGIDLYARKRDGTYLVIQCKRTTDRFTSGEITGAVDVFLRGEWAATATEFVLAVTDNLERTQAAARIEQERLRLTAKGITFTLWDQTELSALLKDQPRLVDDFFAREAVRVFAGEDAAAALGTRLDAREMIEYRQQLGSLYRTVFGQFERGMHSSERTMPLAERFIVPDVVLGDDMPTPSTAPSPGVAVVDPARSARRESYFPDVLGGLRNPTAVAAPVRARSTAHSNRVAVTDWLATGTQHLVVGAPGAGKSALLRMLILDLFSDEPTLTAGLDRLNTVLPVWLPFAFWTSAVRKNARAVSVLDGVREWLSVYDHGHLWPLIEKALRDERVLLVVDGLDEWASPDAARLCTDRMEVFAVTKNAGLLASSRPFSSAEVPLDPEQWRMATLAPLDHAQRLAFVTKWLAPIVDKLALSHDAAAWTAEIESSPHLRELADLPLFLSLLLRSKEQHTEFPHDLHTVLDDVVQRMVGEHRRRKIVTSGAGDLFPATGDIRRVSGAVAEQMHRAAAVTISDDDLRAGFRSTLIEEIGYPAAEAHTAAQELVNALSPGVGLMIRPAPDETQFFHRSVLEFLTAQRLLMLSGEQLAQLAVDHVTDRQWAQVLRFLILGITRPPEIVAIFDLLDAHAVGNPLMCEATDLLAAEVSVGAGVVDAATRRRLLARVIGVIETGEREAHRAALLDRLAAGLSRREVRGELTARFTTWLHAYPRESWLATLRAASAWPADETLRSMLWHALHADEDDVQRLAGRILGTTFASDTVTADRLAELARTTGLPRRRAAATEALSLCTPDHPALDALIDTGRAHPHFAVRHACLAADLRRGNTTEANRTALITLLDQAPRLSAWVDRIIELMLDHFPDDQVIFEHYLPDADPTLDRGRRHSRDNPATVVLFACYPHRAETRRFFRQYISPDRTLFPDQPSLLVELPWPQLAQAYRDDPEIVSALEVFLDELLTSGIGERGVYLCSLVARSTRVRDRLLARLRRENSWGIGWIVRALLEGWPEDPQVHAALRAPLEPDTATTPHDGLVAYLSEIITEPANALARLEALAATTGQTSAVVRALDGILRRGGDRTDPRVEALLRHALGDEKTFLGDSVEDALFEGFMHHPVVRERGMDRLTAHDSPVASIAYGARDDPDLRGIVAAHFGSLSPPLRARLIEALASAPLSDLSATRLLGGYDAEPDGTVKMLAATAFTRRLMETQSPAGEILDNFTAQARALGPDMHERRGAAFCALAELGRLDILTNLRESGSGEPVQIHHGYGSDTQLFSRYVCRFWTDVKASLGQEFSQRFGFESSSDREFFSDILAVAHDYPETKADLEKLLEDRPELAGTASAVSYLRRIGTTSDDAWSRTITLLERADGYHDSEIEQAWTALHVLTEQFGTDPRTHQWLDDQLARIENAEIVTAEETYLPLPSYGVAAALARLRPDHHLVARMLLVTARPPAGQPWHEFPEWTELAAACTSDATELLDLAVEIARVVTRNDRDPGYIHRPLAARLRRDHHLTAELAEQITHLPDASVGIAIRLLWLSGHFNSAATQSVRDIAEGRQRNCSWTFDPLTGQACHARLLALDILDTLQP is encoded by the coding sequence ATGACCAGCGGGCCGTTGCAGGCGGCGAATCTCACGTACCTGGCGACCGCGCCACAGTCCTGCGGTCAGACCCCGCCGGTCACCCGGCCTCAGCTGCTGGCACTGGATTCTCTGCATCCCAAGGATTTCGAACGGCTGTGTTACCGGCTTGCGCGGCTGCAGGGCACGATCGAGCAGTGCCGCATGTTCGGCGTCGAAGGGCAATCCCAGGGCGGCATTGATTTGTACGCTCGCAAGCGGGACGGTACCTATCTGGTCATCCAGTGCAAACGCACCACCGACAGGTTTACATCCGGTGAGATCACCGGTGCGGTGGACGTCTTCCTCAGGGGCGAGTGGGCGGCCACGGCCACTGAATTCGTGCTGGCTGTCACCGACAACCTCGAGCGAACCCAGGCCGCGGCGCGCATCGAGCAGGAGCGTCTACGGCTGACTGCCAAGGGCATTACGTTCACGCTATGGGACCAGACCGAGCTCAGCGCGCTGCTCAAGGATCAGCCGCGGCTCGTCGACGACTTCTTCGCCCGCGAGGCTGTGCGCGTGTTCGCCGGAGAGGACGCCGCCGCGGCGCTGGGAACCCGACTCGACGCGCGGGAGATGATCGAGTACCGCCAGCAACTCGGATCTCTGTACCGCACGGTGTTCGGCCAGTTCGAACGCGGCATGCACAGCTCGGAGCGCACGATGCCGCTCGCCGAGCGCTTCATCGTGCCCGACGTCGTGCTCGGCGACGACATGCCGACGCCGTCCACGGCACCATCCCCTGGTGTGGCGGTCGTGGACCCCGCCAGGTCGGCGCGGCGCGAAAGCTATTTTCCCGATGTGCTCGGAGGCCTACGCAACCCGACGGCGGTCGCGGCACCGGTGCGGGCCCGCTCCACCGCGCACAGCAACCGGGTGGCCGTCACCGACTGGCTCGCCACCGGCACGCAACATCTTGTGGTCGGGGCGCCGGGTGCCGGCAAGAGCGCATTACTGCGCATGCTGATACTCGACCTGTTCTCCGACGAGCCCACACTGACCGCAGGGCTGGACCGCCTGAACACCGTGCTGCCCGTGTGGCTTCCGTTCGCGTTCTGGACCTCCGCTGTCCGCAAGAACGCCCGTGCGGTCAGTGTCCTGGACGGGGTGCGGGAGTGGCTGTCGGTCTACGACCACGGGCATCTGTGGCCGTTGATCGAGAAGGCGCTGCGCGACGAGCGTGTTCTGCTCGTCGTGGACGGTCTGGACGAGTGGGCGAGCCCGGACGCCGCGCGGCTGTGTACCGATCGGATGGAGGTATTCGCCGTCACCAAAAATGCCGGACTGTTGGCCTCGTCGAGACCTTTCAGCTCCGCCGAGGTCCCCTTGGACCCTGAACAGTGGCGGATGGCGACGCTCGCGCCGCTGGACCACGCGCAGCGCCTGGCGTTTGTCACGAAGTGGCTGGCACCGATAGTCGATAAGCTTGCGTTGTCGCACGACGCAGCCGCGTGGACGGCCGAGATCGAGTCCTCACCGCACCTGCGGGAGCTCGCCGACCTGCCATTGTTTCTGTCACTGCTGCTGCGCAGCAAGGAACAACACACCGAGTTCCCTCATGACCTGCATACAGTGCTCGACGACGTCGTCCAGCGCATGGTCGGCGAGCACCGCCGGCGCAAGATCGTCACCTCGGGAGCTGGAGACCTGTTCCCCGCCACAGGCGACATTCGCCGAGTCAGCGGCGCCGTAGCCGAACAGATGCACCGGGCCGCCGCGGTCACCATCTCCGACGACGATCTGCGCGCCGGCTTCCGCTCCACTCTCATCGAAGAGATCGGCTATCCGGCCGCCGAGGCGCACACGGCCGCACAGGAGCTGGTCAACGCCTTGAGCCCCGGTGTCGGACTGATGATCCGTCCAGCGCCGGACGAAACCCAGTTCTTCCACCGCTCCGTGCTGGAGTTCCTCACCGCCCAACGGCTGCTGATGCTGTCCGGGGAGCAGCTGGCGCAGCTGGCCGTCGACCACGTGACCGATCGGCAATGGGCACAGGTCCTGCGGTTCCTGATCCTCGGCATCACCCGGCCGCCCGAGATCGTCGCCATATTCGACCTGCTCGACGCGCACGCCGTCGGCAACCCGCTGATGTGCGAGGCGACCGACCTGCTCGCCGCCGAGGTCTCGGTAGGTGCCGGCGTCGTGGACGCGGCGACGCGGCGGAGGCTGCTCGCGCGGGTGATCGGGGTGATCGAGACCGGTGAACGCGAAGCACACCGGGCCGCGCTGCTCGACAGACTCGCGGCCGGTCTGTCCCGACGCGAAGTGCGCGGTGAACTGACGGCACGGTTCACCACCTGGCTGCACGCCTACCCGCGGGAAAGCTGGTTGGCAACCCTACGTGCCGCATCCGCCTGGCCCGCCGACGAGACACTGCGGAGCATGCTCTGGCACGCCCTGCACGCCGACGAGGACGACGTGCAACGCCTAGCCGGCCGGATCCTCGGCACCACGTTCGCCAGCGACACCGTCACCGCAGACCGGCTCGCTGAGCTCGCCCGCACCACCGGCCTGCCCCGGCGCCGGGCGGCGGCCACCGAGGCATTGTCGCTGTGCACACCCGACCATCCAGCACTCGACGCGCTCATCGACACCGGACGAGCCCATCCCCACTTCGCAGTCCGGCACGCCTGCCTGGCGGCGGATCTGCGCCGGGGCAACACGACCGAAGCCAACCGCACCGCCCTGATCACACTGCTCGACCAGGCCCCGCGTCTGTCGGCGTGGGTGGATCGGATCATCGAGCTGATGCTCGACCACTTCCCAGACGACCAGGTGATCTTCGAGCACTATCTGCCTGACGCAGATCCCACTCTCGATCGCGGACGCCGTCATTCCCGCGACAACCCCGCCACCGTCGTGTTGTTCGCGTGCTACCCACACCGCGCCGAGACACGTAGGTTCTTCCGCCAGTACATCTCACCCGACCGCACACTGTTTCCTGATCAACCCAGCCTGTTGGTGGAGCTGCCGTGGCCCCAATTGGCGCAGGCCTACCGCGACGACCCCGAGATCGTGTCCGCTCTCGAGGTGTTCCTCGACGAACTGCTGACCTCGGGCATTGGCGAACGCGGCGTCTACCTGTGCTCGCTGGTAGCCAGAAGCACGCGCGTGCGCGACCGTCTCCTGGCACGCCTGCGCCGCGAAAACAGCTGGGGAATCGGCTGGATCGTGCGCGCACTGCTCGAAGGCTGGCCCGAGGATCCCCAGGTCCACGCCGCCTTGCGCGCCCCTCTCGAACCTGACACCGCGACCACGCCACACGACGGTCTGGTCGCCTACTTGTCGGAAATCATCACCGAGCCCGCTAACGCCCTCGCGCGACTGGAAGCCCTTGCTGCAACGACCGGACAGACCTCAGCTGTGGTGCGAGCCCTCGACGGAATCCTGCGCCGTGGTGGCGACCGGACGGATCCCCGCGTGGAAGCGCTGCTGCGCCACGCGCTCGGAGACGAGAAGACATTCCTCGGCGATAGTGTCGAAGATGCCCTGTTCGAGGGATTCATGCATCACCCCGTGGTGCGCGAACGCGGCATGGACCGGTTGACCGCGCACGACTCGCCAGTGGCCTCGATCGCCTACGGCGCACGCGACGATCCCGACCTACGTGGCATCGTCGCCGCTCACTTCGGCTCCCTGAGCCCGCCGCTGCGCGCCAGACTGATCGAAGCACTGGCGAGCGCGCCCCTGTCCGACCTCTCGGCCACCAGGCTTCTCGGAGGCTATGACGCCGAACCTGACGGCACCGTGAAGATGTTGGCGGCAACAGCCTTCACGCGGCGTCTGATGGAAACTCAATCACCCGCCGGTGAAATCCTCGACAATTTCACCGCACAAGCCCGTGCGCTCGGCCCTGATATGCACGAGCGGCGAGGTGCAGCCTTTTGCGCTTTGGCTGAACTGGGCCGCCTGGACATCCTCACTAATTTGCGCGAAAGCGGCAGTGGCGAGCCCGTACAGATCCACCATGGCTATGGCAGCGACACACAGCTGTTCTCCCGATACGTGTGCCGGTTCTGGACCGATGTAAAAGCCTCCCTAGGGCAGGAGTTCTCCCAGCGATTCGGCTTCGAGTCGAGCTCAGACCGCGAGTTCTTCTCGGATATTCTCGCCGTGGCGCATGACTACCCCGAGACTAAAGCAGACCTCGAGAAACTGCTCGAGGACCGGCCGGAACTCGCCGGAACGGCCTCAGCCGTCAGCTACCTGCGCCGCATCGGCACCACCAGCGACGATGCCTGGTCGAGGACCATCACGCTACTGGAACGGGCGGATGGGTACCACGATTCCGAGATTGAACAGGCGTGGACGGCGCTGCACGTGCTGACCGAACAGTTTGGGACAGACCCGCGCACCCACCAGTGGCTCGACGACCAGCTCGCACGGATTGAGAACGCCGAAATCGTTACCGCGGAGGAGACTTACCTACCGCTACCCAGTTACGGCGTCGCCGCCGCGCTCGCTCGGCTACGACCGGACCACCATCTGGTCGCCAGGATGCTGCTCGTCACAGCCCGCCCGCCAGCAGGCCAACCGTGGCACGAGTTCCCTGAATGGACCGAACTGGCAGCGGCGTGCACCTCCGACGCGACGGAGTTGCTGGACCTGGCCGTCGAGATAGCGCGCGTGGTCACCCGCAACGACAGAGACCCTGGGTACATCCACCGCCCGCTGGCCGCCCGGCTGCGCCGTGATCACCACCTTACCGCCGAGCTCGCCGAACAGATAACGCATCTACCCGACGCCTCCGTGGGCATCGCGATCCGATTGCTGTGGCTTAGCGGCCACTTCAACTCGGCCGCGACACAGTCCGTGCGCGACATCGCCGAAGGTCGGCAACGGAACTGCTCCTGGACCTTCGACCCGCTCACCGGTCAGGCGTGCCATGCCCGACTTCTCGCGCTCGACATCCTCGACACGCTGCAGCCCTAG
- a CDS encoding IS110 family transposase codes for MVLGVDTHKDFHVAAVISTLGVLLGSETFPTTVSGYRRVLSWASSFGRVRHAGVECTGSYGAALARHLTAAGIAVVEVNQPDKVQRRRGKTDAGDAEAAARAVLSGRAAAKAKTGAGPVEMIRMFKLAKASAIKSRTQAINQLKAVLVSADPELRDSLSGLGNPKLVRRCAELDADTPTDPRSAATYTLRLLARRIRDLTCEIDDLNNRIETVLQTHVPELLRRPGIGPDTAAALVITAGDNPDRMRSEASFAALCGVSPIEASSGKTRRRRLNRGGDRQANAALYRIALSRLRWDPRTQDYLARRLAQGRTRREAIRCLKRYIAREVYSLINSPDDTSTPLSEAA; via the coding sequence ATCGTTCTCGGTGTCGACACGCACAAGGACTTCCACGTCGCCGCCGTGATCAGCACTCTCGGCGTGCTGCTGGGCAGTGAGACGTTCCCGACGACCGTGTCGGGCTATCGGCGGGTGCTGTCCTGGGCCTCGTCCTTCGGCAGGGTGCGCCACGCCGGTGTCGAATGCACCGGCTCCTACGGAGCAGCCCTGGCACGTCATCTCACCGCAGCGGGCATCGCGGTGGTGGAAGTCAACCAGCCCGACAAGGTCCAGCGTCGCCGGGGCAAGACCGACGCCGGGGACGCCGAGGCAGCGGCCAGGGCGGTGCTGTCCGGCCGCGCTGCCGCGAAAGCGAAAACCGGTGCCGGCCCGGTCGAGATGATTCGCATGTTCAAGCTGGCGAAGGCATCGGCGATCAAGTCGCGCACCCAGGCGATCAACCAGCTCAAGGCCGTACTCGTCTCCGCCGACCCGGAGTTGAGGGACTCGTTGTCCGGGCTGGGCAACCCCAAACTCGTCCGCCGCTGCGCCGAACTCGATGCCGACACCCCGACCGATCCCCGCTCGGCCGCGACATACACGCTTCGGCTGCTCGCCCGCCGTATCCGCGATCTGACCTGCGAAATCGACGACCTCAACAACCGGATCGAGACGGTTCTCCAGACACACGTCCCCGAGCTGCTACGACGACCGGGCATCGGCCCGGACACCGCAGCCGCGCTCGTCATCACCGCGGGAGACAACCCCGACCGGATGCGCAGCGAGGCCTCGTTCGCCGCGCTGTGCGGCGTCAGCCCGATCGAGGCGTCCTCCGGGAAGACCCGACGTCGACGGCTCAACCGCGGTGGCGACCGCCAAGCCAATGCCGCTCTCTACCGCATCGCCCTGTCCCGCCTGCGCTGGGACCCGCGCACACAGGACTACCTCGCCCGCCGCCTGGCCCAGGGCAGAACCCGCCGCGAAGCCATCCGCTGCCTCAAGCGCTACATCGCCCGCGAGGTCTACTCGCTGATCAACAGTCCTGACGACACATCCACGCCACTATCCGAAGCCGCTTGA